A region of Moorena sp. SIOASIH DNA encodes the following proteins:
- a CDS encoding GH3 auxin-responsive promoter family protein, with the protein MQEKIEQVQKKFEEDSQQIASVIESTLLKIISHNKDTEYGKKYGFAKITNLKEFKQIHPLTKYEHYESFIQRMFDGEENVLSKDSPIFFARSSGTTSISKQKLIPATKDISAFPWSLLIEGAVHQAFPLTKDLTKEFNQSLLIVNANGLEYKTKNGIRVGFASSAQLPQLMKKEPFPFTSPKEVFSITHNPTAAYLHAFYGLKNPNILYINSTFATAVLNFFRCIEENWQKIVKDIRLGTISNNYLIIAPEIKQKLLDDLEPNPQRADELVHLFEEGLENIASRVWPNLQYIRCLAGGTFSIYVEKCQPYIGNVPVYSAAYGASEGLLGINLWPGKHIARFIPVPQERYTEYIPVAETTSPNPTTLEVHQLKKGESYEVVMTHYKGFYRYRMGDIIKVVDRYNELPIYELEGRAGTLLDIAGEKTTEEMSHWSINQAVESQSYHLIDYTTMIDINCSPPRYLFFVELADYYQLSATEVSQLEQTLSKELEKKLKIVNSGYHINSTLNKIHKAQVLLVQKGTFRTAIEILSAQGVPEVQIKIPRYARKPELIKLLQENRIIATN; encoded by the coding sequence ATGCAAGAAAAAATCGAGCAAGTACAAAAAAAATTCGAGGAAGATTCTCAACAAATTGCATCGGTTATTGAGTCAACTCTTTTAAAAATTATATCTCATAATAAAGATACAGAATACGGTAAAAAATATGGTTTTGCAAAAATTACTAATCTCAAAGAATTTAAACAAATTCATCCGCTCACTAAATACGAGCATTATGAATCTTTTATACAACGAATGTTTGATGGGGAAGAAAATGTATTGTCAAAGGATTCACCTATTTTCTTTGCTAGAAGTTCAGGAACTACAAGTATATCAAAGCAAAAACTGATTCCGGCGACGAAAGATATTTCTGCTTTTCCCTGGAGTTTACTTATTGAAGGTGCAGTTCATCAAGCTTTTCCTTTAACTAAAGATTTAACTAAAGAATTTAATCAATCTCTATTAATTGTTAATGCTAATGGATTGGAGTACAAAACTAAAAATGGGATCCGAGTTGGCTTTGCTTCATCTGCCCAACTTCCACAACTAATGAAAAAAGAACCATTTCCTTTTACTTCTCCTAAAGAGGTATTTAGTATTACACATAATCCAACAGCCGCTTATCTTCATGCTTTTTATGGTTTGAAAAACCCTAATATTTTATATATAAACAGCACATTTGCTACAGCTGTATTAAATTTTTTCCGATGTATTGAAGAAAATTGGCAAAAAATAGTAAAAGATATTCGTTTAGGAACAATCAGTAACAATTATCTTATAATAGCTCCAGAAATTAAACAAAAATTATTAGATGACCTTGAACCCAATCCCCAAAGAGCTGACGAACTTGTACATCTATTTGAAGAAGGATTGGAAAATATCGCAAGTCGAGTGTGGCCAAATCTACAGTATATTAGATGTTTAGCTGGTGGAACTTTTAGTATTTATGTAGAAAAGTGTCAACCTTATATTGGTAATGTACCTGTTTATTCGGCTGCTTATGGTGCAAGTGAAGGTTTATTAGGTATTAATCTTTGGCCCGGAAAACATATTGCTCGTTTTATTCCTGTGCCACAAGAACGATATACAGAATATATACCCGTAGCCGAAACAACATCTCCTAATCCTACTACATTAGAAGTTCATCAACTGAAAAAAGGAGAAAGTTATGAGGTAGTAATGACCCATTATAAGGGATTTTATCGATACCGCATGGGAGATATTATTAAAGTTGTTGATCGCTATAATGAGTTACCAATATATGAATTAGAAGGTCGGGCCGGAACTTTATTAGATATAGCAGGAGAAAAAACTACAGAAGAGATGAGTCATTGGAGTATTAATCAAGCTGTGGAAAGTCAATCTTATCATTTGATTGATTATACCACTATGATTGATATCAATTGTTCACCGCCACGTTATCTTTTCTTTGTGGAATTAGCAGATTATTATCAACTTTCAGCTACGGAAGTTTCTCAATTAGAGCAGACCTTAAGTAAAGAATTAGAAAAAAAATTAAAAATAGTTAATTCTGGTTACCATATAAATTCTACTCTTAATAAAATTCATAAAGCACAAGTTTTATTAGTGCAAAAAGGTACATTTCGCACGGCGATAGAAATTTTATCAGCTCAAGGAGTCCCTGAAGTTCAGATAAAAATTCCTCGATATGCTCGTAAACCAGAATTAATTAAATTACTTCAGGAAAATCGAATCATAGCAACAAATTGA
- a CDS encoding class I SAM-dependent methyltransferase codes for MTSAITMLNLLRLPELSKMTNLDNPNNIHVLRAIIQRKPFLRKTYKSFYHQLLVKIQTIPADGKIVELGSGASFLKKYNSQIITSDVLPYDGVELVFSALDMPFEDNDLSAILMIDVLHHIKDSRQFFREADRCLKPGGKLVMIEPANTCWSKFIYNNFHHEPFNPRGYWGFEEGGPLSGANMAIPWIIFNRDSELFREEFPSLRVRSIKIHTPLRYLISGGLSMRQLLPSALFSLVQFMEWLLSPLNAHLGMFMTIELEKVKVI; via the coding sequence ATGACTTCTGCGATTACTATGCTTAACTTATTAAGACTTCCTGAGTTATCTAAGATGACCAATCTAGATAATCCAAACAACATCCATGTATTAAGGGCAATAATTCAGCGCAAACCCTTTCTTAGAAAAACTTATAAGAGTTTCTATCATCAGTTATTAGTGAAAATTCAGACAATTCCAGCAGATGGTAAAATTGTGGAGCTTGGTAGTGGTGCTAGTTTCTTAAAAAAATACAATTCTCAAATTATCACTTCAGATGTCTTACCCTATGATGGTGTTGAGCTAGTTTTTTCTGCTTTAGATATGCCCTTTGAAGATAACGATCTTAGTGCCATACTGATGATTGATGTATTGCACCATATTAAAGATTCGCGACAATTTTTTCGGGAAGCAGATCGTTGCCTTAAGCCTGGTGGAAAACTTGTCATGATCGAACCAGCAAATACTTGTTGGTCTAAGTTTATTTATAATAATTTTCACCATGAACCATTTAATCCACGGGGCTATTGGGGTTTTGAAGAAGGGGGACCATTGTCAGGAGCAAATATGGCTATTCCTTGGATTATTTTTAACCGAGATAGCGAACTTTTTCGGGAAGAATTTCCTAGTTTAAGAGTACGAAGTATAAAAATTCATACACCCTTAAGATATCTGATTAGTGGAGGATTGTCTATGAGACAACTTCTCCCATCAGCCCTTTTTAGTCTAGTACAATTTATGGAGTGGCTTTTATCACCCCTTAATGCTCACTTGGGAATGTTCATGACGATTGAACTAGAAAAAGTAAAAGTAATTTAA
- a CDS encoding alpha/beta fold hydrolase, whose protein sequence is MTKSLHWQQRVGSQRDWVWRGWPIRYTYFRSPQPLTVQPTTPVILLHGFGASVGHWRNNLDVIGQHHTVYALDLLGFGASRKATVDYTIDLWVAQVYEFWQTFIQKPVVLVGNSIGSLVGLGAAATHPEMVKGLVMINLPDFQAREEAIPNWLVPIVSTVESLVASPVLLKALFYVVRRPAVVRKWAGLAYANPEAVTDDLVEILSVPATDPGAAATFSRLLRGMSAPNFSPAVKSLLPTLDIPMLLMWGLEDRMIPPMLARKFVKLNPNLELLELDHAGHCPHDECPEQVNLILLEWLGTKV, encoded by the coding sequence GTGACCAAATCTTTGCATTGGCAGCAACGAGTTGGTAGTCAAAGGGATTGGGTCTGGCGGGGTTGGCCGATCCGTTATACCTATTTTCGCTCACCCCAACCCCTAACTGTCCAGCCCACAACACCAGTTATTCTGCTTCATGGGTTTGGTGCTTCGGTAGGGCATTGGCGCAATAACCTAGACGTAATCGGTCAACATCATACCGTTTATGCTTTAGATCTGCTGGGTTTTGGGGCATCCCGGAAAGCAACGGTAGACTACACCATTGACCTTTGGGTAGCTCAGGTTTATGAATTTTGGCAAACTTTTATCCAAAAACCGGTAGTGTTAGTAGGTAACTCCATTGGTTCGCTAGTTGGTCTAGGAGCAGCAGCAACCCATCCAGAGATGGTTAAAGGTCTGGTGATGATTAATTTACCAGATTTCCAAGCCCGAGAAGAAGCGATTCCTAATTGGCTGGTACCGATAGTCTCAACTGTTGAGAGTCTAGTGGCATCACCAGTGCTACTCAAAGCCCTATTTTACGTGGTACGACGTCCTGCGGTTGTGCGTAAGTGGGCAGGGTTAGCTTATGCTAATCCAGAGGCAGTTACAGATGATTTGGTAGAAATTCTGAGTGTCCCTGCCACCGATCCTGGAGCTGCGGCCACCTTTAGTAGACTTTTGAGAGGGATGAGTGCTCCTAACTTTAGTCCAGCGGTCAAATCCCTATTACCTACATTAGATATTCCTATGCTATTGATGTGGGGACTAGAAGACCGGATGATTCCCCCCATGTTAGCTCGCAAGTTTGTTAAACTCAATCCTAATTTAGAGCTATTGGAGTTAGATCATGCTGGTCACTGTCCCCACGATGAATGTCCGGAACAGGTGAATCTGATCCTATTAGAGTGGCTGGGAACTAAGGTTTGA
- the ilvN gene encoding acetolactate synthase small subunit, whose translation MKHTLSVLVEDEAGVLTRIAGLFARRGFNIESLAVGPTEQVGISRITMVVPGDDSSIEQLTKQLYKLINVLKVQDITTIPCVERELMLLKVNGTSSNRSEIIELAQVFRAHVVDTSEESLTLEVVGDPGKMVALTQMLNKFGIREIARTGKIALTRESGVNTEYLKSLEAKV comes from the coding sequence ATGAAACATACCCTTTCCGTTTTAGTTGAAGATGAAGCCGGTGTTCTAACTCGCATTGCTGGTTTATTTGCCCGTAGAGGCTTCAATATCGAAAGTCTTGCGGTTGGACCAACTGAGCAGGTTGGTATATCTCGAATTACGATGGTAGTACCTGGAGATGACAGCAGCATTGAGCAGCTGACTAAGCAACTCTATAAGTTAATTAATGTCCTAAAAGTACAGGATATTACCACAATTCCCTGTGTCGAAAGGGAGTTGATGCTGCTAAAGGTTAATGGTACCAGTTCCAACCGCTCGGAGATTATTGAATTAGCCCAGGTGTTTCGTGCCCATGTCGTAGATACATCTGAGGAGTCACTAACTCTAGAAGTTGTGGGAGACCCTGGGAAAATGGTAGCACTGACCCAAATGCTGAATAAGTTTGGTATCCGCGAAATTGCCCGGACTGGCAAAATCGCCCTAACCCGAGAATCGGGAGTCAATACTGAATATCTCAAGTCTTTGGAGGCAAAAGTTTAA
- the infC gene encoding translation initiation factor IF-3: MSDNRRRQRDLPQINERIRFPKIRAIDTDGAQLGIITPQDALRIAEEKELDLVLVSDKADPPVCRIMDYGKYKFEQEKKAREAKKKQHTADVKEVKMRYKIEDHDYNVRVNQAERFLKSGDKVKATITFRGREIQHSNLAQALLERMAKDLQELAEVQQAPKREGRNMMMLLSPKK; the protein is encoded by the coding sequence GTGAGTGATAATAGAAGACGCCAACGCGATCTACCCCAAATTAACGAAAGAATTAGGTTTCCCAAGATTAGAGCCATTGATACCGATGGGGCACAGCTGGGTATAATCACACCTCAAGATGCCCTGCGGATTGCTGAGGAAAAGGAGTTAGATCTTGTCCTGGTTAGTGACAAGGCAGATCCGCCAGTTTGTCGCATCATGGACTATGGCAAGTACAAATTTGAACAAGAGAAGAAAGCCCGTGAAGCAAAGAAGAAGCAGCACACGGCTGATGTCAAAGAAGTGAAGATGCGCTACAAAATAGAAGACCATGACTACAATGTGCGGGTCAATCAAGCGGAGCGCTTCCTGAAATCTGGCGATAAGGTCAAAGCTACCATTACCTTCCGAGGTCGAGAAATCCAACATAGTAATTTAGCCCAGGCACTACTCGAGCGCATGGCTAAAGATTTACAGGAATTGGCAGAAGTCCAGCAAGCCCCTAAGCGGGAAGGTCGCAACATGATGATGTTGCTCTCCCCCAAAAAATAG
- a CDS encoding MFS transporter, with product MKLPSPTRLKGDWVRTILEWVNLRPEEGERTLLMFAFHTTTSIGLLWLEYSAIALFLEKYGAKWLPVIYIASSVICSGLGVLYSWLQSILPLRSVLVAIAILAALPLLVFRLGLEIEYGYIPVVTIFLLRLWMDAVYILNDLNSQVAANQLFNIREIKRTYPLISSGLLVADVLSGFSLPLLLLFVGLKNVVAFGSGMMLIGALTLVYICQHYQQAFPNSPARQWEEIEPDFAVRQPSESLRRYVIPLFAFFILGEALYLLIEFKYMGQLEETLDSSAIAGFLGLFSGTLGLFELVTQWFISSRVIDRFGLFLSAMVLPGALSVIGLVTLANMESWLKVNIGLPSWITGLFIGVVLLRFVDELLRFTLIASVEPVLFQALPSGLRSVVQTAVQGIAKPMTAGITGIGILATIGLLDWAFPNFEPLRHWVFILMVVIFALLWLLSTWLMRANYGSLLLINAEQGRLGSANTTFLDTKTVFEEAVKRLKTEPKNRSAYIQLLSQMAPEKASKVLSPLLGEMSTDLQRQSLEVMLPYPNPDCLKDVSGLIDQRPPVEVLALALRYLWLAQEDLNIRTIKPYLQPAVDPTVRATAAALIMGRGTPKEKFEAVKTLRRMLTSKKEQERLMGTRALAEMDYLESLVVYIDDLLRDKSLKVRCACLEVIAAKRFEKYYPSLVKALYYTSTRNAARMALVKQGDEAIPLLKVLSEDIHKPDPVRRQAWMALGEIGRLQAITQKGTPEAMKHLVQQLMSSWGTTRRNILTILLKIPGEVGIEAVMNELGRRVVEALIEQELMFLGQIYGALLDLTSKKIAGLEADLLRQGLNDLQQDLVDVCFLLMKFLYPSSAIKAAEFNLASHSRSNIALGLEILDNTLDIPNKKAFLSILDRRSLKEKLAALVDLVPYQPMSVSDRLRRLIELRHFLSDWPLACCFHVARAAHCSLAPAAALSCLRHPTGFVREAVVAYLKEMSPRACAELLPVLRNDPDPLVAAQAQEIMG from the coding sequence ATGAAATTGCCATCTCCGACTCGCCTGAAGGGTGACTGGGTTAGAACAATCCTAGAGTGGGTGAATCTTCGCCCAGAAGAAGGCGAGCGGACATTGTTGATGTTCGCCTTCCATACCACCACTTCCATTGGACTGCTTTGGTTAGAGTACAGTGCCATTGCCTTGTTTCTAGAGAAATATGGCGCGAAGTGGTTACCGGTGATTTATATTGCTAGTTCCGTGATCTGCTCTGGACTGGGAGTATTATACTCCTGGTTGCAGAGCATTTTACCCTTGAGGTCAGTCTTGGTAGCGATCGCAATCCTAGCTGCCTTACCCCTGTTAGTGTTCCGCCTAGGCTTGGAGATCGAGTATGGCTATATTCCTGTAGTCACCATCTTTCTATTGCGATTGTGGATGGATGCGGTGTACATCCTCAATGACCTTAATTCCCAGGTGGCGGCTAATCAGTTATTCAACATTCGGGAAATTAAGCGTACCTACCCCCTAATCTCCAGTGGGCTTTTGGTAGCTGATGTCCTCTCTGGCTTCTCATTACCTCTATTATTGCTGTTCGTGGGACTCAAGAATGTGGTGGCTTTTGGGTCTGGCATGATGCTCATCGGAGCACTGACCTTGGTTTATATATGTCAGCACTACCAGCAAGCCTTTCCTAACTCCCCAGCACGACAGTGGGAAGAAATTGAGCCAGACTTTGCTGTGCGTCAGCCGAGTGAATCCCTCAGACGCTATGTCATCCCTTTATTTGCGTTTTTTATCTTAGGGGAAGCCCTGTACCTCCTAATTGAATTTAAGTATATGGGTCAATTGGAGGAAACCCTCGATAGTTCGGCAATTGCTGGTTTTCTGGGTCTATTCAGTGGCACTTTGGGACTTTTTGAACTGGTGACCCAATGGTTTATCTCTAGTCGGGTGATTGATCGCTTTGGTCTGTTCCTAAGCGCTATGGTATTACCTGGTGCTTTATCTGTGATTGGCTTAGTTACCCTAGCTAACATGGAAAGTTGGCTAAAGGTTAATATTGGGTTGCCTAGCTGGATCACAGGGCTATTTATTGGTGTAGTCTTACTCCGATTCGTAGATGAACTATTGCGCTTTACTTTAATCGCTAGTGTTGAACCGGTACTCTTCCAAGCCTTACCGTCAGGGTTACGCTCTGTGGTGCAGACTGCTGTACAAGGGATTGCCAAACCCATGACTGCTGGCATTACTGGCATTGGCATTTTAGCCACCATTGGGCTGCTGGATTGGGCTTTCCCCAATTTTGAGCCATTGCGCCATTGGGTGTTTATTCTAATGGTAGTGATTTTTGCCCTATTATGGCTGCTGAGTACCTGGTTGATGCGGGCTAATTATGGTTCATTGCTGCTGATCAATGCTGAGCAAGGACGTTTGGGTTCTGCCAATACCACTTTCCTGGATACTAAGACCGTCTTTGAGGAAGCGGTAAAGCGACTGAAAACTGAGCCGAAGAACCGCTCTGCTTACATTCAACTGTTGTCTCAAATGGCTCCGGAAAAAGCGAGTAAGGTTCTTTCTCCCTTGCTGGGAGAAATGTCTACAGATTTGCAGCGCCAGAGTTTAGAGGTGATGTTGCCCTATCCCAACCCAGATTGTCTAAAAGATGTGTCTGGGTTGATTGATCAAAGACCACCAGTAGAAGTCCTGGCCTTAGCATTGCGCTATCTTTGGTTAGCTCAGGAAGACCTGAATATTCGGACAATTAAGCCTTATCTACAACCGGCTGTTGACCCAACCGTAAGAGCTACAGCAGCTGCTTTAATTATGGGTCGGGGTACACCAAAAGAGAAATTTGAAGCCGTCAAAACCCTGCGGCGGATGCTCACCTCAAAAAAAGAGCAAGAACGGTTGATGGGTACCCGAGCTTTGGCAGAGATGGATTACTTGGAATCCTTGGTGGTTTATATTGATGACCTGTTAAGGGATAAGTCATTAAAGGTACGCTGTGCTTGTTTAGAGGTGATTGCTGCTAAAAGATTTGAAAAGTACTATCCGTCTTTAGTCAAGGCACTCTACTACACCTCTACCCGCAATGCTGCTCGTATGGCGTTGGTCAAGCAAGGGGATGAAGCCATTCCTTTATTGAAGGTTTTGTCTGAAGATATTCACAAGCCAGACCCAGTAAGGCGGCAAGCTTGGATGGCTCTCGGTGAGATTGGCAGACTCCAGGCTATAACTCAGAAGGGTACTCCTGAAGCTATGAAGCATTTGGTACAACAGTTGATGAGTAGTTGGGGGACAACCCGCCGTAATATTCTCACGATCCTGCTGAAGATTCCAGGGGAAGTTGGGATTGAAGCGGTGATGAACGAGTTAGGGCGTAGGGTCGTAGAAGCCTTAATTGAGCAAGAATTGATGTTTTTGGGTCAAATTTATGGCGCACTGCTGGATTTGACCTCAAAGAAAATAGCTGGACTGGAGGCAGATTTGCTGCGGCAGGGGCTTAATGATCTTCAACAAGATCTTGTGGATGTGTGTTTCTTACTCATGAAGTTTCTTTATCCATCGAGTGCCATCAAAGCAGCTGAGTTTAATCTAGCATCCCATTCTCGGTCAAACATTGCCCTAGGGTTAGAAATTTTGGATAATACCCTAGATATTCCTAATAAGAAAGCATTTTTGTCAATTTTAGACCGGCGTTCTCTGAAAGAAAAATTAGCTGCCCTAGTGGATTTAGTGCCTTATCAACCCATGAGTGTAAGCGATCGCTTACGTCGGTTAATCGAGTTACGACATTTTCTGTCAGATTGGCCTCTAGCGTGTTGTTTTCATGTGGCCAGAGCAGCACACTGTTCCCTAGCACCAGCAGCAGCTCTGAGTTGCCTACGTCATCCTACCGGTTTTGTGCGGGAAGCGGTTGTGGCTTATCTCAAAGAGATGTCACCTCGTGCTTGTGCAGAGTTATTGCCAGTGCTTAGGAATGACCCAGATCCCTTGGTAGCTGCTCAAGCACAAGAGATTATGGGATAG
- a CDS encoding lysylphosphatidylglycerol synthase transmembrane domain-containing protein has protein sequence MKRLISIAISLLILGVIYTKIDFPELIAVFKECDRMWMGISLGMVIPITLFTAWRLQQLMPTGSQLRFWEANRLILAASTLNMVLPSKMGDIAKAYFMKQRGNLAGSLSLAIVIFEKACDMLSLLLWCVFGLLLYPGKNDFFWLMTAGIIFGLILGLFLLSSRKFAHLFFLLTKKIAPKKFRSKLEKMQTSWGEMHAYFWHDPKQLFKITLTSIFIWFLHLLQIWLFILALNAWTPFLTNLALSPLAILAGLLPLTFAGVGTRDAALIFFYQPYFPAATAAALGLLCTSRYLLPAIGGLPFLGKYLTTVRHLGK, from the coding sequence ATGAAACGACTCATCTCCATTGCCATCAGCCTACTCATCCTAGGGGTAATTTATACCAAAATTGACTTTCCCGAACTGATCGCTGTATTTAAAGAATGCGATCGCATGTGGATGGGGATTAGTCTCGGTATGGTGATTCCGATCACCCTGTTCACGGCTTGGCGACTGCAACAACTAATGCCGACGGGTTCCCAACTCCGATTTTGGGAAGCCAATCGGCTGATTTTAGCTGCCAGTACCCTGAATATGGTCTTGCCTTCCAAAATGGGAGATATTGCTAAAGCCTACTTTATGAAGCAGCGGGGTAATTTAGCTGGGAGCTTGTCGTTAGCCATCGTGATTTTCGAAAAAGCTTGTGACATGCTGTCTCTACTGCTATGGTGTGTCTTTGGTTTATTACTATATCCGGGCAAAAATGACTTCTTTTGGCTGATGACCGCTGGGATAATTTTCGGGTTAATTCTAGGGCTATTCCTGCTAAGCTCCCGCAAATTTGCCCATTTATTTTTCTTGCTGACAAAAAAAATTGCACCCAAAAAATTCCGCTCAAAGCTAGAAAAAATGCAAACGTCTTGGGGGGAAATGCACGCCTACTTCTGGCATGACCCCAAGCAGTTATTCAAAATTACCCTAACTTCAATTTTTATCTGGTTCTTACACTTATTGCAAATTTGGTTATTTATCCTCGCCCTCAACGCCTGGACACCCTTTTTAACTAATCTCGCTCTCTCCCCCCTAGCCATTCTAGCGGGATTGTTACCACTCACCTTTGCCGGCGTTGGCACCCGTGACGCTGCGCTAATTTTCTTCTACCAACCCTATTTCCCGGCTGCTACAGCTGCCGCCTTAGGGTTGCTGTGTACTTCCCGCTACCTACTTCCCGCCATTGGTGGATTACCCTTTCTAGGAAAATATTTGACTACAGTCCGCCACTTGGGAAAATGA
- a CDS encoding BON domain-containing protein, translating into MGWLKRMFGFGSPEEAAAASTPSEDAPAGDDIAPERVGLNGEYDQSGLAKRVVWAFDQDDELDDEERLWVAQTGGKVVLKGEVASQEVLDKMVSVASGVDGCTEVDTDQVSVS; encoded by the coding sequence ATGGGTTGGTTAAAACGAATGTTTGGATTTGGAAGCCCAGAGGAAGCTGCCGCAGCTAGTACCCCTTCAGAAGATGCACCAGCAGGAGATGACATTGCCCCAGAGCGAGTGGGGTTAAACGGAGAATACGACCAAAGCGGCCTTGCCAAGCGAGTTGTTTGGGCCTTTGACCAAGACGACGAGCTGGATGACGAGGAGAGGCTCTGGGTTGCTCAAACTGGCGGTAAAGTTGTGTTGAAAGGAGAAGTAGCTAGCCAGGAGGTTCTAGATAAGATGGTTAGTGTTGCCTCAGGTGTGGATGGTTGCACGGAGGTTGACACTGATCAAGTGAGCGTCAGCTAA
- a CDS encoding ATP-binding protein — translation MLISRRTLPPSSGKRVKPNPTVHKNFTKWKTSWQPTNQTLAEPIIDRKRVEESLLAVQQRYRSLFENSTDGIFQITPDGYYIACNPSLARLYGYESPNQFLSHLTGVGQYLHKDPQRRYQFLDLLHLRGLVEDFESQVYRQDGTLMWICESAWAVRDATGYILYYEGFVKDITKQKLTEAALQAAQAKLEAQSQELENVLKKLQLAQEQLKQSETMSTLGKLCAGVVHEINNPLNFICGNVTPARDYSEDLLRLLGLYAKHYPQPVAEIQQYADAIDLDFLIQDFPKALSSMGLGAERLQQIVQSVRHFSRQETYEKQRVNIHQGIDSTLTILHNRLKPKGNNPGITVTKDYGKLPLLECYSGPINQVLMNLLCNAIDALEEAQVNRFFVRGSSPVQVDRFKVRVSPQSSDSPQGVNQKTPALPNITIRTEFLGSDGDQGESSGGQVVIRIIDNGPGMTEEIRQKIFEPFFTTKSIDKGTGLGLDICQKIVVEQHGGQITCTSNPGKGTEFAIAIPVGSYHKGLQAKQTNQSPMTNDQ, via the coding sequence ATGTTAATAAGTCGCAGAACTTTACCCCCTAGCTCTGGCAAGCGGGTCAAACCTAATCCAACGGTTCACAAAAACTTCACCAAGTGGAAAACTAGTTGGCAACCTACCAATCAGACACTAGCTGAGCCAATAATTGACCGTAAAAGAGTGGAAGAATCTCTCTTAGCAGTCCAACAGAGATATCGGTCTCTATTTGAAAACTCGACTGATGGTATCTTTCAAATCACCCCTGATGGTTACTATATAGCCTGTAATCCATCACTAGCTAGACTATATGGCTATGAATCACCTAACCAATTCCTCAGTCATTTAACTGGTGTTGGGCAGTACCTTCACAAAGATCCCCAGCGACGCTATCAATTCCTTGACCTACTGCACTTGAGGGGTTTGGTAGAGGATTTTGAATCCCAGGTCTATCGCCAAGACGGCACCCTAATGTGGATTTGCGAAAGTGCTTGGGCAGTGCGTGATGCTACTGGTTACATTCTATACTACGAAGGTTTTGTAAAAGATATTACTAAACAAAAATTAACTGAAGCAGCTTTACAAGCAGCACAAGCAAAATTAGAAGCCCAAAGCCAGGAACTGGAGAATGTCTTAAAGAAGCTGCAACTGGCTCAAGAGCAGTTAAAGCAAAGTGAAACAATGTCCACCTTAGGGAAGTTATGCGCTGGTGTTGTTCACGAAATCAACAATCCACTTAACTTTATCTGTGGAAATGTGACTCCAGCAAGGGACTATAGCGAAGATTTATTAAGACTGTTGGGATTATATGCCAAACACTATCCCCAGCCTGTAGCCGAAATTCAACAGTACGCCGATGCAATTGACCTAGATTTCCTAATCCAAGATTTTCCCAAAGCCCTATCATCCATGGGATTAGGTGCAGAACGCTTGCAACAGATTGTGCAGTCAGTGCGCCACTTTTCCCGACAGGAGACCTATGAAAAGCAGCGCGTGAATATTCATCAAGGGATTGATAGTACTCTGACTATCCTCCATAATCGCTTAAAGCCCAAAGGAAACAATCCCGGGATTACCGTGACCAAGGACTATGGAAAACTCCCTTTACTGGAGTGCTACTCTGGTCCAATCAACCAAGTGTTGATGAACCTGCTGTGCAATGCCATTGATGCTCTAGAAGAGGCACAGGTTAATAGGTTCTTTGTTAGAGGTTCTTCACCTGTTCAGGTAGACAGGTTTAAGGTTCGAGTTTCCCCTCAGTCTTCTGATTCCCCGCAAGGTGTAAATCAAAAGACACCAGCACTGCCTAATATCACCATTCGGACAGAATTTCTAGGCAGCGATGGTGATCAAGGGGAAAGTTCTGGTGGACAGGTCGTGATCAGAATTATCGATAATGGTCCGGGAATGACAGAAGAGATCAGACAGAAGATATTTGAACCATTCTTCACCACAAAATCAATCGACAAGGGAACTGGCTTAGGTCTAGATATCTGCCAGAAAATTGTTGTTGAACAGCATGGTGGTCAAATCACATGTACCTCTAATCCGGGTAAGGGAACAGAATTTGCGATCGCAATTCCTGTAGGTTCATATCATAAAGGCTTGCAGGCAAAACAGACGAACCAATCACCAATGACTAACGACCAATGA